A single genomic interval of Mucilaginibacter robiniae harbors:
- a CDS encoding Crp/Fnr family transcriptional regulator, with product MSKKNLAAYISKIVYLTEEQMTFVLQHFKPFSFKKNQLLVHIGEVNQFMNFVEKGCVRFYFLKEDGLEVTRHIVFEQQFGTGLASFITGKPSEEALQVMEDSVLLRISRKDFYYLLEMIPAWEKFYRDYLEYAYTNNLNIFQRGATKDAGERYKELLRINPQIIKRLPNKVVASYLNMSPETLSRLKSKH from the coding sequence ATGAGTAAGAAAAACTTAGCGGCATATATCAGTAAGATCGTTTATTTGACAGAAGAGCAAATGACTTTTGTGCTGCAACATTTCAAACCATTCTCGTTCAAAAAGAATCAACTACTAGTCCATATCGGTGAAGTCAACCAGTTTATGAACTTTGTAGAAAAGGGTTGTGTCAGGTTTTACTTTCTGAAAGAAGACGGGCTGGAAGTTACCCGGCATATTGTTTTTGAGCAGCAATTTGGCACTGGGCTGGCCAGTTTCATCACGGGCAAGCCTTCAGAGGAAGCCTTGCAGGTAATGGAGGATTCTGTTTTGCTACGTATCAGCCGGAAAGACTTTTACTACTTATTAGAGATGATACCCGCATGGGAGAAGTTTTACCGGGACTACCTGGAATATGCTTATACCAACAACTTGAACATTTTTCAGAGGGGGGCCACCAAAGATGCGGGTGAACGCTACAAAGAGCTGCTTCGAATAAATCCGCAGATCATCAAACGATTGCCCAATAAGGTGGTGGCCTCTTATCTGAACATGTCTCCTGAAACACTCAGCCGGTTAAAATCCAAGCATTAA
- a CDS encoding MDR/zinc-dependent alcohol dehydrogenase-like family protein has protein sequence MKAIVMFQKGGTPQYVTNFPEPGITGDDQLMMTVQAAAIKHLDRSMASGKHYTTEGDLTKAKVIGGDGVGLLEDGTRVFALGVTGTMAEKAVIDKKRMVVLPGGIAPAIAAALPNAVAGSVMALRYRADMQSGDTVLINGARLHWPDWRSGSQIVWCKEDHCYRQERAIAKRPAGTGRRRGHHYPSG, from the coding sequence ATGAAAGCGATAGTAATGTTTCAAAAAGGTGGAACGCCGCAATATGTAACGAATTTCCCCGAGCCAGGAATAACCGGTGATGACCAACTGATGATGACGGTTCAGGCCGCTGCCATCAAACACCTGGACAGATCCATGGCCAGCGGTAAACACTACACTACGGAAGGTGACCTAACCAAAGCCAAAGTCATTGGTGGAGACGGCGTTGGCCTGTTGGAAGATGGCACCCGGGTTTTCGCACTGGGCGTGACCGGAACAATGGCTGAAAAAGCGGTGATCGATAAAAAAAGAATGGTGGTTTTGCCTGGAGGTATCGCGCCTGCCATAGCCGCTGCTTTACCCAACGCTGTGGCAGGTTCTGTTATGGCATTACGCTACAGGGCGGACATGCAATCCGGAGATACGGTGCTGATCAATGGTGCTAGGCTTCACTGGCCGGATTGGCGTTCAGGTAGCCAGATTGTATGGTGCAAAGAAGATCATTGCTACAGGCAGGAACGAGCAATCGCTAAAAGACCTGCTGGAACTGGGCGTAGACGCGGTCATCACTATCCGTCAGGATGA
- a CDS encoding MFS transporter — MAFHLPPLTSKAPRVLLIIFTIIFTEFLIMGVCLGILPGFVHNTLQFSNFVVGVIIGLQYLSTLLTRHLAGQSADIKGGKPTVLTGLILSVLSGCCCVIGSIITGFPIASLILLGTSRVLLGIGESYLVIGVFAWGFVLVGPSNTGKVMVWNGLGMYGGMACGAPLGIYLQTQFGLKAAFVAIILMPVISYTATWLLPKLPLIQVEKRLPFYKAVKIVWRSGAGLALASIGFGGIASFITLYFARQGWADASMALTAFGCGYVVTRLFFAHFPDKFGGASVAIVSLFVEVIGQLLIWQARNGEMAIIGALLTGAGMSLVFPSFGQMAIKGVSPANRGMAMAAYNAFFDLGMGLTAPVAGLVSKGEHYDRIYLLGSVAAVIGLSLALQAYRKGRGAASRFIIAEQAKEQS, encoded by the coding sequence ATGGCGTTTCATTTACCACCATTGACTTCCAAAGCCCCCAGAGTTCTCCTGATTATCTTTACGATCATTTTTACAGAATTCCTGATCATGGGCGTTTGCCTTGGCATTCTGCCCGGCTTCGTTCACAACACCCTACAATTCAGTAATTTCGTAGTGGGTGTGATTATCGGGCTGCAATATCTATCTACCTTGCTGACCCGGCACTTGGCCGGCCAGTCGGCCGATATCAAAGGTGGTAAGCCGACCGTCCTGACCGGTCTTATTCTGTCTGTTCTGTCCGGATGCTGTTGTGTGATCGGCAGTATCATAACCGGTTTTCCTATAGCAAGCCTTATCCTTTTGGGTACCAGTCGTGTGCTGCTGGGCATAGGTGAGAGTTACCTCGTCATTGGTGTTTTTGCCTGGGGATTCGTACTGGTGGGGCCAAGTAACACCGGCAAGGTCATGGTGTGGAACGGTTTAGGCATGTACGGCGGTATGGCCTGCGGTGCGCCTTTAGGTATCTACCTGCAAACACAATTCGGATTAAAGGCTGCATTTGTGGCTATTATCCTGATGCCGGTAATTAGTTACACTGCAACCTGGCTATTACCCAAGCTTCCACTCATTCAGGTTGAAAAGCGGCTGCCCTTTTACAAAGCGGTTAAAATAGTCTGGCGCTCAGGTGCAGGGCTTGCGCTGGCCAGTATCGGGTTTGGTGGGATAGCCTCTTTTATCACCTTATACTTCGCCCGGCAAGGATGGGCAGATGCTTCAATGGCACTAACTGCCTTTGGGTGCGGTTATGTGGTTACGCGCTTGTTCTTTGCTCATTTTCCAGATAAATTTGGCGGCGCAAGTGTAGCGATTGTTTCCCTGTTTGTTGAAGTCATCGGCCAGCTATTAATCTGGCAAGCCCGAAACGGAGAGATGGCCATAATCGGTGCGTTGCTCACCGGGGCAGGCATGTCACTGGTATTTCCGTCTTTTGGCCAAATGGCTATCAAAGGCGTATCTCCAGCAAACCGGGGAATGGCCATGGCCGCCTACAATGCGTTTTTCGATCTGGGCATGGGGCTTACCGCTCCGGTTGCCGGTTTGGTTTCTAAAGGGGAACATTATGACCGTATTTATTTATTGGGCAGTGTGGCAGCCGTCATCGGATTAAGTTTAGCTTTGCAGGCCTACCGGAAAGGAAGAGGAGCAGCATCGAGGTTTATAATTGCAGAACAGGCGAAGGAGCAGTCATGA
- a CDS encoding transposase, with the protein MKEYEGGRELNDICRELGVHKSTFYNWRKKYAGMDSQELKRLKELEEENRKLKHMYAELALDHSLLKDVLSKKF; encoded by the coding sequence ATCAAAGAGTATGAAGGTGGCCGTGAGCTAAACGACATATGCCGCGAACTGGGCGTGCACAAATCCACCTTTTACAACTGGCGTAAAAAGTATGCTGGTATGGACAGCCAGGAATTGAAGCGGCTGAAAGAGCTGGAGGAAGAGAACCGTAAACTGAAGCATATGTATGCAGAGCTGGCTTTAGATCATAGTTTACTAAAAGACGTACTCTCAAAAAAGTTCTGA
- a CDS encoding DUF434 domain-containing protein translates to MNDQEHEKRRNRGKDPRDEELFGLDAQRDKLSSALNDMYYLLSKDYPPRATLALVGNRYRLRQRQILALQGMACSANDIECRRAKEVSADHLQEKTIFLDGFNIVIILETFLSGGYVFKGLDGCYRDISSVHGSYKRVKQTEEVLISAGLALQKLGVKQTTWIFDTPVSNSGRLMTLCYEIAAEHGFSWEIHLDNAPDKYLITGSRLIASSDAWILNGCYQWFNFTSFMINHVFNSSKALNIMDHTTKL, encoded by the coding sequence ATGAATGATCAGGAACATGAAAAGCGCAGGAACAGAGGAAAGGATCCGCGTGACGAGGAGCTTTTTGGCTTAGATGCTCAACGTGATAAGCTTTCGTCGGCGTTAAATGACATGTATTATCTCCTGAGCAAAGACTATCCTCCGCGAGCTACGCTGGCATTAGTGGGCAATCGGTACCGGTTGCGGCAGCGGCAGATCCTCGCGCTGCAAGGTATGGCGTGCTCGGCAAACGATATCGAATGTCGTCGCGCTAAAGAGGTCTCAGCTGATCACCTGCAAGAGAAGACCATTTTTCTGGATGGGTTTAATATTGTAATTATACTAGAAACATTCTTATCAGGCGGTTATGTCTTTAAAGGCCTGGATGGCTGTTACCGTGACATTTCTTCTGTACATGGTTCGTACAAGCGGGTAAAGCAAACCGAAGAGGTGCTGATCTCGGCAGGCTTGGCATTACAGAAGCTTGGTGTTAAACAAACAACCTGGATATTTGACACGCCGGTATCTAACAGCGGCCGCCTGATGACCTTATGTTATGAAATCGCAGCAGAACATGGGTTCTCCTGGGAGATTCACCTGGATAATGCGCCCGATAAATATTTAATTACCGGAAGCCGGCTGATCGCTAGTTCAGATGCCTGGATACTAAATGGTTGCTATCAGTGGTTTAATTTTACCTCTTTTATGATTAACCACGTCTTCAATAGCAGCAAAGCCCTGAATATCATGGACCATACCACCAAATTATGA
- a CDS encoding IS3 family transposase — MIQRPPDKLLELSEKHPTEGQDLYYSRIRQQGLLWNYKRVRRVYLLLGMNRRRKVRRRVPARVKVPLVVPEQAGDTWSMDFMCDVLMNKRRFRTLNIIDDYNREVIAIEAAHTMPATRVTQILERSIHEQGKPSCIRVDNGPEFISKEFKDWCASKGIEVQYTQPGKPMQNGYIERFNRTFRENILDAYLFEDINQVQILADEWMEDYNYSRPHEALGGITPDLYKRLNCGDTRNSTEFPGASPQFKQQ, encoded by the coding sequence ATGATTCAGAGACCACCAGATAAGTTGCTGGAACTCTCCGAAAAGCACCCCACCGAGGGTCAGGATCTGTATTACAGCAGAATTCGGCAGCAGGGCTTGCTATGGAATTACAAGCGTGTAAGACGTGTTTACCTGCTGCTGGGCATGAATAGGCGCCGCAAGGTGCGCAGACGTGTACCGGCAAGGGTTAAAGTGCCGTTAGTAGTGCCTGAGCAGGCTGGAGATACCTGGTCTATGGATTTTATGTGCGATGTGCTGATGAACAAGAGAAGGTTCCGTACGCTCAACATTATCGATGATTACAATAGAGAGGTTATCGCGATTGAAGCTGCCCATACAATGCCAGCAACCAGGGTAACACAGATATTGGAGCGAAGCATTCATGAGCAAGGTAAACCCAGTTGCATCAGGGTAGATAATGGCCCTGAATTCATCAGTAAAGAGTTCAAAGACTGGTGTGCGAGTAAAGGCATTGAGGTACAATATACGCAGCCGGGCAAGCCTATGCAAAATGGATACATCGAACGCTTTAACCGAACCTTTCGGGAGAATATACTCGATGCTTACTTATTTGAAGACATCAACCAGGTACAGATTTTAGCCGATGAATGGATGGAAGATTACAATTACAGCAGGCCGCATGAAGCACTGGGAGGTATAACGCCAGACTTGTACAAGCGGCTAAACTGTGGAGATACCAGAAACTCTACCGAGTTTCCTGGGGCATCTCCACAGTTCAAACAACAATAA
- a CDS encoding Crp/Fnr family transcriptional regulator, whose protein sequence is MLEQLPNKSTLAIEIWTAYQQHFKRIEVPAKSILLAEGDVAHKLFLIEKGCIRAWHNDDGKEITGQFFFENSSVSSIESLKKSIPSPITIETLEPSVIWWIDKADLDKLIAEIKEVPRLRDMLIDALFERTFDYIKQFSTSIRDSPEQRYQKLMQDRPEIVQRIPQHYIASFLGISSVHLSRIKNRIARSK, encoded by the coding sequence ATGCTTGAACAGCTTCCGAATAAATCCACACTTGCCATAGAGATCTGGACAGCCTACCAACAGCACTTTAAGCGTATCGAGGTCCCAGCTAAATCTATCCTGTTAGCAGAAGGTGATGTGGCTCATAAATTATTTCTTATTGAAAAAGGATGTATAAGGGCATGGCACAATGACGACGGCAAAGAGATTACCGGCCAGTTCTTTTTTGAAAACAGCAGCGTTTCTTCTATTGAAAGTTTGAAGAAAAGCATTCCTAGCCCGATCACAATCGAAACTTTGGAACCCTCGGTGATCTGGTGGATCGATAAAGCCGATCTGGATAAGCTTATCGCAGAGATCAAGGAGGTTCCGAGGCTACGCGATATGCTGATCGATGCGCTCTTCGAACGGACATTTGATTACATTAAACAGTTCTCCACGTCTATTCGCGATTCGCCTGAACAGCGGTATCAAAAATTGATGCAGGACCGCCCTGAGATTGTTCAGCGTATTCCGCAGCATTATATTGCTTCTTTTCTGGGCATTTCGTCGGTACATCTCAGTCGTATTAAAAACAGGATCGCAAGAAGCAAATAA